A genome region from Triticum aestivum cultivar Chinese Spring chromosome 2B, IWGSC CS RefSeq v2.1, whole genome shotgun sequence includes the following:
- the LOC123047097 gene encoding probable isoaspartyl peptidase/L-asparaginase 2, whose product MARWAIAIHGGAGVDPNLPEHRQEEGKRVLARCLQVGVDLLRAGATALDVVEAVVRELETDPCFNSGRGSALTRAGTVEMEASIMDGRGRRCGAVSGVSTVRNPVSLARRVMDKSPHSYLAFDGAEDFAREQGLEVVDNSYFITEENIGMLKLAKEANSILFDYRIPLAGADTCSALAAASENHNNNGTVMNGLPISIYAPETVGCAVVDSNGFTAAATSTGGLMNKMTGRIGDSPLIGAGTYACGHCAVSCTGEGEAIIRSTLARDVAAVMEYKGLPLQEAVDFCVKERLDEGFAGLIAVSGTGEVAYGFNCTGMFRGCATEDGFMEVGIWE is encoded by the exons ATGGCGCGCTGGGCCATTGCCATCCACGGCGGCGCTGGCGTGGACCCCAACCTGCCGGAGCACCGCCAGGAGGAGGGCAAGCGCGTGCTGGCCCGGTGCCTGCAGGTTGGGGTCGACCTGCTGCGCGCCGGCGCCACGGCGCTGGACGTGGTGGAGGCCGTGGTGCGAGAGCTGGAGACGGACCCCTGCTTCAACTCGGGCCGCGGCTCCGCGCTCACCCGCGCCGGCACCGTGGAGATGGAGGCCAGCATCATGGACGGCCGCGGCCGCCGCTGCGGCGCCGTCTCCGGCGTCTCTACAGTTAGGAACCCGGTGTCCCTGGCCCGGCGCGTCATGGACAAGTCCCCTCACTCCTACCTCGCCTTCGACGGCGCGGAGGATTTCGCCCGCGAGCAG GGCCTCGAGGTGGTGGACAACAGCTACTTCATCACGGAGGAAAACATAGGCATGCtcaagctcgccaaggaggccaaCAGCATCCTCTTCGACTACCGCATCCCGCTGGCCGGAGCTGACACATGCAGCGCGCTGGCGGCCGCGTCGGAGAACCACAATAACAACGGCACGGTGATGAACGGGCTGCCCATCAGCATCTACGCGCCGGAGACGGTGGGGTGCGCGGTGGTGGACTCTAACGGCTTCACGGCGGCGGCCACCTCGACCGGTGGTCTGATGAACAAGATGACTGGCCGCATCGGCGACTCGCCGCTCATCGGCGCCGGCACCTACGCATGCGGGCACTGTGCCGTGTCGTGCACTGGCGAGGGGGAGGCCATCATCCGCTCCACGCTGGCGCGCGATGTGGCAGCCGTCATGGAGTACAAGGGCCTGCCTCTGCAGGAGGCCGTGGACTTCTGCGTGAAGGAGCGGCTCGACGAGGGCTTCGCGGGGCTCATCGCCGTGTCTGGCACCGGCGAGGTGGCATACGGGTTCAACTGCACTGGCATGTTCAGGGGCTGCGCCACCGAGGACGGATTCATGGAGGTCGGCATCTGGGAGTGA